The genome window TCGCATGGAgtgtaacttaaataattcCTTAGTGTAGAATTTCTCACacttaatcaaaatattaataataaggaATATACGTCAGACTTTCAGTTACGAGTATAGCAGTTTGTGCGTAGCCTTACCCTAAAATTTTGAAAGTTGATTAGTACTGTAGTGTCACGTGCAAAACTATGTGCAACGTCGTGTTACGTCGGCCTTGCTCTTACGTGACGGTGCACAGGTGGCCCGGCACATTGATAACAATATTAGGTAGACACCCAATCCATAATTTCATATGTATCGATTATGTTTCGTTTTTAGACCGACTGGCAAAGAGGGTATATATTTCGCGCttatgtaagtttgtttttatgtatgtaaaaaataaataaatgagtttgtatatatgtaaattccaTTTTGAGTGAGGTGTCATTTGAGTAGTCTTCTCCCCCGGAGTGTTCTAACAGTAATAATCGCCAGCTagaacaacatctgttgcacgaataagccggctcgcccggtacTATACCACGagcacacagaagacaggcataaaatgaaaattattccgcgtttcgtctgatgagtgtgtatGCCGGAGTCCGAAGTTTAGTCCTCCTTCTCTTCCAAAGGATGGAAAAAGAATGGGGATTTGGCAgtggaggggacgcataagaaggggaaatatcctctttctgtgcgttcccttctccgttgattaaaggtagacaacgcatctgcaattgtacATGTCGCTGTGTACCTCCACGACATAGTATTGCGTAAGTCGTTTGGCGACTGAACTCGCGgagtttcgaagatttacgttgccctGTGTATGAAGGGCTTAAAAGAACGTCATACCTCAATTCTCAAAcgcaaatgaaatatttaataagctTAACCAGAAGAATCCTTGTCGTCGTTAACTATTTCTGTGTCACgtttaaaatgtgtataaaacTCCTAGATTCTTTAAAACGTGGTAACAATCCACGTGCCCAAAGCATTAGGCGACGAGtgcgtaaaaaaataattttaggatTATTCTTGGTAAAAACTCCGCCAATGTTGGTGACGTAATCTTATAACAGAGGTGGCGAACCTGTACGTATCAACGTGccatttttctttagaaatgaGTTCATAGACGTGAcgtcaaataattttgactatGATTTCGGAACATTGGGCAGCGATGGGATCACTCGTGTTTTGTGCACAATTTATGTTGTGACTAGTGACgtgcataaaatattgtatccgTCATTCGGCACCTACTTTTGGGAAAAAATCCTATTGGGCCAAACCACACCACGTGCGGTGCCAAGACGAATGCAAACTTTATGATTGAcatggaaataaaaacaaaatccaatttaaaattatatttggatGTCATATTTCCAGTTACGGAAACGAATATCAGTTTGATatagtgatatttttttcggttTTCCATTGTTTTCATCTTTCATAAGTCTTCAACGGAAGGAGAAAAATCCATCATGATCGCAGAATACTGAGGTAGTTTTACTACATTTGTATGTATTAATTTGCAcagtttttttcatatatacttaatcaaaattttctaaaaaatgttttccaaTGGTATTGCTTTCgtaatgatttaataaaaaatctatagtatttttcaatgtattattttggtcgtctaattttttatttatttttttcaaattagtgATCGTCGTTGACTtttgttgtataatttttcgacattttgttaactttttttgcaaatattcTACATTGAGCGATTCTGAAAGGCTTTCGTTTTCTGATGAGGATATTGACGGACTACTGGGTGGTATGTCTTGATCGTTATAGCTCGTGCGTTCCGGGATATCATCTTCATTGATAGTTCCAGAGTCCTGTGGGTTAGTCTTCTGACcctgtataattattattaaaataataagatgacaataaataaaatccaaaGTAACATTTGATGTTcgtttatactttaattaaattagtctACTACagcattaatatatttaccttAAAACTTGTTCTAGGTTTTCTTCTAACGGTTACCTCTACTGGCGGAATGGACTGAAtctgtgtttaaaaaaatgcataattaaacttaacgAAACTTAACGTAACTTAACGAAAGTTACGAAGTATTCACTTTATCTAGGGAGGAATGTTGCTAAAAGCTACATCGAAAAAAAGGGATACCTTATACTTCGGCACGGCTGTTTTATCCAATCTTCGACGTTCAGTATTTCCTATAATATCATTCGAATCGAAATGTTCTGAACATATCACAGAGTTTTTTGTAGGCTTATAGAATTCCTCTGATCTTTCAGTAGCGACTATGGCTACCCATTTAGCAGCACGAAGTGGATTATTAGGGAAgctaaaacaacaaaatattaccaaataaaTGTACAACGTAAATTTACTCTATAAGTCATAAAAAGGTACGAAGACAGTTAATGTAAAGACCCGAACTTCGGTGAAATTCAGGATTACAGATAAATTCTAAGATTTATCAACTAGGTAGGGTAAAAGTCCTAAATGTCTTTTTCATCAGAGCATATTTTGTCCATTCGTAGCTAAAAAGCTACGAAAAGGTTAACGAGATtacttttgaaaaaatatgcctattattttctattaccGTAAATCCTATTAGTATTCAtcaaaaaaatactgtaaagacgttataagtaataaacaaatctttatGTTGACGACTTCATAATTTTCAAACGTTTTACAATTGACAGTTAACTTTGACAGTGACACACAGCAAATCAGCAATGTAAAAAAGCAACATGTCAAAActgtaaatacaaaacaaacccGAATTTTGTGGATTTCTTTTGTAGTTTTAACGTGTTTCACAGACACAATAATAGAAATTCAGTTAAATTACACCTACGCATTACAAATAACCTcaaatttctttattctaTAGGCTGAACAaacagataaatatatttattatatttactcaAGCGTTTTTCTAGTGGCAAACAAAAATTGAATGTTTAAGCCAGtggcataaatataataaaactttaaattgttaaatatttgataaaattaaaaaataaagaaaaatatatattgtactTGCCGAAAATATGATATTCCGTCAGCTAATTTACATTTTCGATAATTATTTCTGCAATTTCTAAATGCGCATTGTGGCATGTTGACATTGGCGTGATCGCGGCCAAACTAATTCAAAATAAGCTCTCATGTAGTTGTCAGGTGATTTGAAGTCATTTTAATGCCCTTGCCTTGCCTAAAGATATGGTTATCTagttttactaaaaatttatttttgtctttttggATATGAgagtttaaaagtaaacagtcatatttattttcaccatattttataactgaacttctatttaattataatataactttacttaataatataatgtaaatgttaactttaaacagatcaatattttatatatataaaagaaagtcgtgttagttacactatttataattcaagatcggtcgaactgatttcgctgaaaattgatggggaggtagcttagaaccaggaaaaggacataggataatttctaccccgttttctattttttattccgcgcggacggagtcgcgggtaaaagctagtttagtattaaatgaaattttaaataagctaTTCAATCTTTAAGCAGTTGTTTTcagcttttattaaattttatgaagggCCATTCATTCTATATCTATTAATTTGACCTTTGAACAATATGTGTAGTTTTTAGTTACAGTCGTTCCAAGATtaacttttatgttattatataGACCCAAGTTgacattgtatttttttaaagaacaaGTTGGTCAGATTAgggatttcattttttatacagaACAAACCTTGATACAGTAGTCCTTACAGCAACTGTATGTTGAGTAATAGCAATCTTTTTGTAGTGACACAGAGGCCACCTGGACTATAGGACAGCATATGCCAAAATGGAAGATATGAGAATAAAGCACCAAGATGCCTTAGAAATCTTACACAGCGGTATTATTAACTAGGCTGGCTATATATAGGCTGAACATTTGTAGGAAAATTTTGATGTTATTTCcatgctaaatttcataattttgttttttgacaTTACTTTATCATAAactattataacaattatttaataacaactaACCAAATGGATAAAAGGAGTAATTAGTTCgaattaaagttaaagtttaaagCCATAATGAAATCCCGCCAAATGTGAGACGAACAAATGTGTTTCCCTTACcctttataaaactaattactCCATCCAAGTTGAATTACGCCTGAAGCAAAAAGTAAGTTATACATCCTATACTCTATAGGATAAAGTAGGGGTAGCCTATTATTGGAGGCCCAGAAAATGATCATGCTTTATAAAGTGTGTTTAGCcttattagtatagataaaaaaaaaaacttccaaATATCCTtaagaaaacttttatattgtcGTTAACATTGTTGATTGTTATCGAGTTGTTAAAGTGTTttgtaatcttttaattttaaatacactttGATCGCGGAGTAATTTTTGAGTATAGTTAAACAAGGAAACCGATGAGAGAGGTGCTTTCAGGATGTaaggtttttttctttatttaccgACGACTTCAATaaacaatgatttttaaacCTATTTATGAAGGTATTTAATGcactagtataatataaaaaacagagATTCCTTATTTTTGTATCGTTGATTGAGAGTTGCATTTTGCTAAAATTAACATGACACGGCATTAAAGTGGCAACATTTGCATCAATGCGTTCCGGTTTAAGCAGACtttgagttttaataattcaagaagcattattttgaaaatgatCCTATTTTTGTAAACTGGATTAATTATGCTAAAACAAATGAGAAGAATGcaggaaataataaaagagtATTTACAAACAAGTTCTTTAGTTATGGTTGCTATTAATTATTGAGACTCTTTGACTTTGGTACCAATGTCAATGTAACTAAACGTTCAGTGCAATTGTCAAATCCAGATTAAGGAATTTTCTGAAAAGGCGTCTAAAGTACTGCTTTTTTTGGACATATTGCTgtggtttataatttaaaaatgttagctTTGATCAATCGTATCCTTGATTGGATTAAAAGCTTATTTTGGAAGGAGGAGATGGAGCTCACTCTCGTCGGGCTGCAATATTCTGGGAAAACAACTTTTGTTAACGTCATAGCCGTATGTATTacacaaaacaattatttgtgTACTTTTTGCTTTCTCAGCAACTTTTTGTTCCAAATTCTATCACTCTATCAAATTGTAATGTGTCATTGTCCGGCGGACTAATCTGCCATTTGCtccatatattttgtaatatgtattcCTTTTctgatttatatattacgtttaattaattattaaatcagatatgaataataaaataaatgctaatccaaaacttttatttacataaattatatttttagttataaaacataatattctcacgattattataattttatgtacgaCCTATgatatttaagttttctttgaTATCAATATGCACTGAAGAATTTATGCAAATTTAGGATTACCATAGAGGTATGAGGTAGGTATGCTTAGGTCATGACAAATGGCAATCTGTGAACTCTTGACTATCCCTCTGGGTTATAGTTAAGCATATATATTGAAGTGTTAATTGCCTATatataatgttgaaaaaatatttaattattgtaaaataagaaatctATCAGGCTATATTGTGTTAAAGTATTctaaaaatgtgtaataaacaataataaaataaaaaatacacctTACTTTTCCATTCAGTACACATGTACTGAAAGAAAGAATGAGATTTTTCATGACTCATTTGTCAGATTGTACATACAGTGTAATATGatacaataattatgtttgGTTCCAATATGTATTGTAAATGATCactatatgtttataattttattatttattgagcAACATGATTccattattgaataaaacagGGAAGTTCAAAAAattgcataatttaattacatatttaatatcaacttgtgaaaaattacaaatgttgAAAAATGGTTTGGACTATCAAGGAGATTGGCCTACTGACAAAACTTTAGTCAttattaacaaacattatatGACTTACAGTAGGTTTCTGAgttcaaaatctctgtataaagtttattgtCATTCCTGTTATCTTTGACAACaaagagatagcaatatgatTTAAATGGAGTTTTTGGACTCGGAAACTCAAAGTAAAATTTCtccaaaatataaagaatCTCAAAAACAGATTCTTTCAGTAATTTCGTTATAAATAGGTAATTAAAAAGCAGCGTACAGTGTAAATCGAAATCTTTATTTAGTGATTTAGATTATCCAATACTGTTCTTATTGAAGCTTTAATCTATTCAAAtcaaattgttatttcagTGCACACACACACCATTTGTGTCTAGGACAAGTTTTGACCTTGAATGTCAGCATACTGGGtctgttgttttatttgttcacAACAAAGATAAGCTAACATGTTTAGATAATTCTCACTGTAccttcaataaaaatgtttataaaataaaaattctacaaCTTAAAGtcctatataataattattgaaataagcttataagtaggctatgtgtttttccagactatgttctacatctgtgccaaatttcatcaagatccattgtgcagttccggagatatcttcaagcacacatccatccatttatttaaacattcgcgtttataatattagtaagataatccAAAATTAACCATTTTCTTTGTTCAGTgtgacattaaatatattgaattatttcagTCGGGACAGTTTAGTGAAGACATGATACCAACTGTTGGCTTCAACATGCGTAAAATTACCAAAGGAAATGTTACTATTAAGGTGAGTGTTAATTTCGACAAACCATTGttttttgaaatgtttgaaattatatattttttctatttgtgaCACTTATTGCGGGTTTCTGAATTCAAGTCCCATTTtaaacatgttgttatctctgttaacagttaattgtattgtaattcCCAGGTATGGGACATCGGTGGTCAGCCTCGGTTCCGTTCAATGTGGGAGAGGTATTGCCGAGGAGTTAATGCTATTGTGTGAGTATGCTCATtgcttacaattttattatctactaGCGGTCGACTAGTacttcgtctgcgcagaatttaaaacattaacctATAATATGCCCTCTTGCATAAGCTACCTTCTCTTCAAAGTCTTTccagagattacccggaacaaacgcggccttaACCTTTAACTATGGACGCGCGGTCTGACAGACCGCTCTCGTTtctgaaaattgtatttacccTACTTCCCCTCACTCCTCGCTCTTGTGACGTTTAGTAGCTTCGACTTTAGTGGCGAAACGACTGTGAAGAAGAGAAGTTGCATCGCTGGCTGCAATTTGGCTgagaaattttgttttaaatttcgccTGCGGTCTGTGAGACCGCGAGTCCACgttttcaatacaaacatttattgactgcgattatattttttataggatataagcaaaaaaatatcaaaaaacataaaaccgAGAACTTCTGCGGCTAAACTAACTTCAAGGTCAACGTGGGACGGCccaacagatgtcaaaaaaaaaaaaaacgcattgACGATCCTTCATTTGAAGATGAAATTAATCAAATGCTTTTCGAGTCAGATCAATCCGAAGATGAAAACAACGTTGCCGTTTGTTTAGTATTTGCTGTAGACATCAAACCTGAAATTATTCACTACTATAACTCCACTAAAGGAGGAGTAGACGAGACTGACAAGAAATGTTCTATATATAGCAGTAGCCGTAGAACAAGAAGGTGGCCTATGGTCATTTTCTATAGGATACTGGACTTGTGTGCAGTAAATGCTCACATTCTAAATGAAAGTGAATTCGAAAGAAGGAATTTTCTTAAGAAATTAGCCTCCTTGGTCGTACCACATATGCAAAGATGTGTAATCCATTTAAACCTTAAATTTGCCAAAGGAATTGCATATGACATTGAAGCGCGTTTTAGGAGCAGATCTGCCTATTGCGGAGCCCCCTACTTTAGAAATCGAGTGTTCGAAACGAAAGACCTACCGAATCTGTCCACCTAAACTAAAGAGGAAGACTAACTACACTTGTGTTGGCTGTAAAAAAGCTATATGCCTTCAGTGTTCTAAGCCTTTGTAAAATGACTGTCAAAAATTTTACTGATATTGGACCTTTGTcagaatttttatgtttcaagTTTAGaagttgattttttgttttttatgtttggtATAGTATATACTTACAGATTAatgtggtttttttttcaagaagttatttttttttaagttgtagTCTTTAATTTGATCTAAGGCAATTTAAGACTGAAAAGTGCCCTAAATgtgattttacattattattaagaaaataaatgaatataagctaaattacatattataatcttttaatttgataatctTTAGGTacgtcaaaaataaaaaaattaaataaaatggcagttttcttaaaaatattacttgaaGTTATAGCGGTCCGTGAGACCTCGCGTCCATGGtagtgttacaatattttgatgTCCACAGTTAAAGGTTAAAAACagaaagacaaaaattaaaaaaactggttATTCATTATTAGCTACCAAtttagattttgtttattgtttaacaTACAGACtctccaattttattagtagatacaataaaaaaccaaaaataaaatcttacaacttaaaaaagtaattatcaTCAATTaacatctatataaataaaagaaagtcgtgttagttacactatttataactcaagaacggctgaatcgatttgactgaaaattggtgggcaggtagcttagaaccaggaaacggacataggataatttttaccccgttttctattttttattccgcgcggacggagtcgcgggtaaaagctagtatccaATAAAAAAGAGTTAAATCTTCTAATTAATCTTTAACTAGATGGTGTTGCTGTAAATATTATGTGGTGTGTGTGGTGACAGGTACATGGTGGACGCTGCGGACCCGGACAAGATTGAAGCGTCGCGCAATGAGCTGCACAGTCTGCTGGAGAAACAGCAGCTGACAGGAATACCTGTACTGGTGTTGGGCAACAAGCGAGACTTGCCGCACGCACTAGACGAGCACGGCCTCATAGAGCGCATGTAAGTACTCCACACACGCACCAAGTCTAGATATTCCTACATAAGGCTACTTAAATCGTCGACTTTAGTCGCTAAAcgacttacgcaatacaatgtcatagTACACAACATACGTCGCCGACATTACTATCTATCATTGTCAAAGGCAGTCGCTCTCAACCTGTTTGACAAGATTGTTGTGAGAAAAGTTGctgcaattttcaaaatggcggaATAAATCTATAGAATTGTTATATAGTCAATATGACGGTACTGACTTAATAGACAATTCAATGTTGTATGTACGGAGCGCGTAACGCGATTCACTATACACAACCATACAATGTTAGTTCTGAAGATATACGTCGCCTTGTGTACTAAGGTTCTTTTAGTCGCTTAATTTTAGTCGAGCTAATATTGAAATGTGAGTGatttaaagtgaaaaaaagACTCTTTATTCCTATGTCACTGTCTTCGTCTCGATAATGCTAATAATGATATTGATTtgcagtaattaaaaaagaatgacTTATAATTGACAGGAATCTATCGGCGATTCAAGATCGAGAGATCTGTTGTTATTCTATTTCGTGCAAGGAGAAGGACAACATTGACATCACGCTGCAGTGGCTCATCGCGCACAGTAAGTCCGGCACCGCGCGCTAGTGACGCCTTCGTCATGTCACGTCGCGTCACGTCACGTCACGTTACGTCACGCGGGCCTAACGCGGTCACGTCGCCTTTATACACTTCGATCGCCAACAGTTTAGCTAatgtcgattaaaaaaaatatttcaaaatttcttGCTTGAATATTTGGtcattaacttttattaaatcgtattaatttgtgtttttcaGTACATTTTGTTGATTACGAAACATcgattttgtatttgaaatgtgCACATTTTCAGTTCTTAGCCAGGCTCATCGAAAAGCCTTTCTTTAGGAATAATAGATAACcgtaaaatatatgaaaattattcatcagccactttgtaatttatttataaataatttttaagtaatttcgAATATCACCGCTTCTTTAATATCTCTAACACGGCGGAATATTTGAACatctacttattttaaatcttagcTTAAAGTtgcattcaatattattttaatatgtaacaaaaGGCTAAGGCTAAAGATAGTAAATCTGCTCGTTAGAGTTCTTGAATTCGCCTTACTATGTGCGACtgacaacaatattaaatgaattgcGTACAAAAAATAcgcttttttacattttcgcTTAGTGGCAGTATAgtgtaatgtattaaaatttaaattatttaaatgaaggCGGATGAGTTTACTTCGTGTTGAATTACATTAGAATTCGTCTGTTATATACGTAATACATTTCGACAACGATCTGGAATGTTTGggattaataatttcatttggtttagtatttatataaatcacattgaaaatattaaaaagaaaaatggttATCGAAAGTAAATTTGTGTGGTTAACATTCCAAAGGAAGATTCTACGTAACATAGATGAactcttaataaataagagtTGACACTTTTTCATTGTAATTCTGTACGAAGATgagttttaatcaatttaagacATAATCAAATATTAGCTTGAGTCATCGGACTCACGTGTGACAATATAACGTATTCgaaactttacaaaaagacagaCAAATACTTTGATGGTGCCAATAACGCGTATGACGTTTATGAAAACGTAATATTGCCACATGACAAAATGCACAACATCCGTAATGTAGCAACTGTCAGATTGTCTATGGTTAAAATGGCGCGACTTTTGACGttgattttttgtaaacagttgCTACATAAGGCTTGGTGCATGTACTACGttatatttagattttctGATAGTGTTAgcattatataattattataatataattatctcATATTGTtagctaaaaaataagtttaaaaagtatttaggTGTGAGATTAGTGTTGCTCTGCATTTGCTGTacataagatggcaaacacgaaatttataaatatcttgaGTATATTTAAACGTTACTGGTAAATGCTACTGGTTTTCGATGTATTTTGCTTAAATATACGTTTCAGTGAAGGAATGCACTTTtgaggttatattttttttactcagcAACACTATGTatgtaagttgtttttttttgtattataacgGCACCTTTTATCGGTTTTCGTTTAtagatgtttataaatattatttaaaaagctgtgattaaaatttgtttatactaatatatttaatctgtTTGATTTGTACTCTTGTCACTGTCCTTAAATTGTTTAGTgaagtttttttgtataaatcagattaaattaaaagaaataaagaaatttggcTATAACAAAGTCTTAGTTTATCTcaagtaaacaaaatgttattaagttaaataacattagttttacttttacataaagctaatctttaaatatatgtgataaaaacaaaaattattgtttggttcatacaaatttgcaagtaatctatatatttctttttttttttactttttaattagataCTTTTATATGCATCGGTGCGTTCTTAACACTTGGctgtatgtaacatatttatccttttttttttttctacgatAAAgacacaaataattatatagtggtgatgaaaaattattaaattgtgttaaaaaacgtatttcttttttattttcctttgtaTCCTTAAACTTGTGTCACATGTAAGGCTGGAATAATTGATTTGACAAGAATGTAGTGACCGATCAAAATTTTTAGTCgctcaatttataaaagaaattggtctgtattaaatgaaaactacATTTCAATagaactatttaataaaaacttgtataacatattaaaaaattatattaaataggaaacataatacattgtaattttaaatattaaattaatacataattcaaactttaatgtcattcattttgaattaaaatgttttgtaaaataaacattttgaaaaaattattaacgctatataatattaaa of Papilio machaon chromosome 6, ilPapMach1.1, whole genome shotgun sequence contains these proteins:
- the LOC106709853 gene encoding ADP-ribosylation factor-like protein 8, producing the protein MLALINRILDWIKSLFWKEEMELTLVGLQYSGKTTFVNVIASGQFSEDMIPTVGFNMRKITKGNVTIKVWDIGGQPRFRSMWERYCRGVNAIVYMVDAADPDKIEASRNELHSLLEKQQLTGIPVLVLGNKRDLPHALDEHGLIERMNLSAIQDREICCYSISCKEKDNIDITLQWLIAHSKSGTAR